From a region of the Desulfuromonas sp. KJ2020 genome:
- a CDS encoding TAXI family TRAP transporter solute-binding subunit, producing MKKLSVWILALALLVFAGGDALAIQYVTIGTGGVTGVYYPTGGAISKLINKKRKEYNLRMTVESTGGSVFNVNALMNGDIEMGVVQSDLQWQAYNGKGEWEGKPQEKLRAMFAIHPEAVTILAADDKNIRSVADLKGKIVNIGAPGTGQRVNAMDFFQAAGIDVDKDLKAEGIKPSEAASMLQDGRIDAFFYTVGHPNGSIKEAVAGARKVNFVPVDEALVAKLTADQPYYAPAMIPVAPYPGVVNKEDVPTFGVKATICTSADVPADIIYTITKEVFENIDELRDLHPALSVLTRENMLQGLSAPLHPGAEKYFKEVGLVK from the coding sequence ATGAAAAAGCTGTCCGTGTGGATTCTTGCCCTGGCGCTGCTGGTCTTCGCCGGGGGCGATGCCCTGGCCATCCAGTATGTCACCATCGGCACCGGTGGAGTCACCGGAGTCTACTACCCTACGGGGGGCGCCATCAGCAAGTTGATCAACAAGAAACGCAAAGAATACAATCTGCGCATGACCGTCGAATCTACCGGCGGTTCGGTTTTCAACGTCAACGCCCTGATGAACGGTGATATCGAGATGGGAGTCGTCCAGTCGGACCTGCAGTGGCAGGCCTACAATGGCAAGGGGGAGTGGGAAGGCAAGCCCCAGGAAAAATTGCGGGCCATGTTCGCCATCCATCCCGAGGCGGTGACCATTCTGGCTGCGGATGACAAGAACATCCGCTCTGTGGCCGACCTCAAAGGCAAAATCGTCAATATCGGCGCGCCGGGCACCGGCCAGCGTGTCAATGCCATGGACTTCTTCCAGGCGGCCGGCATCGATGTGGACAAGGATCTCAAGGCCGAAGGGATCAAGCCGTCCGAAGCGGCCAGCATGCTGCAGGATGGCCGCATCGACGCCTTCTTCTACACGGTCGGCCACCCCAACGGCTCGATCAAGGAGGCCGTCGCCGGCGCCCGCAAGGTCAACTTCGTGCCCGTTGATGAGGCCCTGGTGGCCAAGCTCACCGCCGACCAGCCCTACTATGCCCCGGCGATGATTCCGGTGGCGCCCTATCCCGGCGTCGTCAACAAGGAGGACGTGCCCACCTTCGGCGTCAAAGCCACCATCTGCACCTCCGCCGATGTGCCGGCAGACATCATCTACACCATCACCAAGGAAGTCTTCGAGAATATCGACGAACTGCGCGACCTGCATCCGGCTTTGAGCGTACTGACCCGGGAGAATATGCTGCAGGGGCTGTCGGCGCCTCTTCATCCGGGGGCCGAAAAGTATTTCAAGGAAGTCGGTCTGGTGAAGTAA
- a CDS encoding universal stress protein, translated as MIPQYKTILYATDLTSNATTAFRHAVGIARCHNARIHLLHVMPEMEPAVLNYVSTVMGEDKLADFELEHKQEVSETIRQQLQAFAEEELADHPEDLARIAAIEIHHGHAVGLILEISDRIEADLVVLGSHGKGALKYTFLGSVAEKVLRKSRRPVLVVPLDHPHD; from the coding sequence ATGATTCCCCAGTACAAAACCATCCTTTATGCGACAGACCTGACCTCCAATGCGACGACGGCGTTTCGCCACGCGGTCGGTATTGCCCGCTGTCACAATGCCCGCATTCACCTGCTGCACGTGATGCCCGAGATGGAACCGGCGGTGCTCAACTATGTTTCCACCGTCATGGGAGAGGATAAACTGGCTGATTTCGAACTGGAACACAAGCAGGAGGTTAGCGAGACGATCCGCCAGCAGCTGCAGGCCTTTGCCGAAGAGGAACTGGCCGACCACCCGGAAGACCTGGCGCGGATCGCCGCTATCGAAATTCATCACGGCCATGCCGTGGGGCTAATCCTCGAAATATCGGACCGCATTGAGGCCGATCTGGTGGTACTGGGGAGCCATGGCAAGGGGGCGCTCAAGTACACTTTTTTGGGGAGCGTGGCCGAGAAGGTGCTGCGCAAGTCACGGCGACCCGTGCTGGTGGTACCGCTTGACCACCCGCATGATTAG
- a CDS encoding TRAP transporter permease, producing MTETPQDVRDEGLAAAQRMKEEEELGLRRLQGWTRYLVPAIALAWSLFQLSLSSWLLLDSTYIRAIHLAFAMAIVFLSYPTFRRDIHLPGLRWLGEKHKIPIADFIIALLATLAALYIALDYEGIANRVGRPSQRDMVVGIFLVIILLEAARRVIGPALPVIASVFTAYVFFGQYMPDFLAFKGVSVSRYVSQISLTTEGIYGIPLSVSARIVFLFVLFGAMLEKAGAGKFFIDLAMSLLGRYKGGPAKAAVLASGLTGIVSGSSIANVVTTGTFTIPLMKKVGYPAKKAAAIEVAVSTNGQLMPPIMGAAAFIIAEYVNISYLEVCKAAAVPAFASYAALFWLTHLEAGKLGMRGLSKEELPVFFQILRQGLHYLIPIFMLLYELIIPRHSPDLAAFRAILVLMVIMLFQRAIGRRKYGISFGQGVKLGVLEILGGMVSGARNMVSVAVATAAAGIIVGVVTMGLGGLITDIIDTLSMGNLILMLLITAVASLILGMGLPTTANYIVMASLTAPALVTIAEWQGFEVPLIAAHLFVFYFGILADDTPPVGLAAYAASAIAKSDPIPTGLQGFMYDIRTAILPFMFIFNTDMLLIGVDGIGLSLYIFGMTCVGMFAFASATQGWFLVRTRWYEIILLLGVALIMFRPGFFAGFVGISNHYLSYLVGLALWGGIFALQKMRVNNDRPAGKEAL from the coding sequence ATGACGGAAACTCCCCAGGACGTTCGTGACGAAGGCCTGGCCGCGGCCCAGCGCATGAAGGAGGAGGAAGAGCTTGGCCTGCGCCGTCTGCAGGGGTGGACCCGCTATCTGGTGCCGGCCATCGCCTTGGCCTGGTCCCTTTTTCAGCTCTCCCTGTCGAGCTGGCTGCTGCTCGATTCCACCTATATCCGTGCCATTCACCTGGCTTTCGCCATGGCCATCGTTTTTCTGTCCTATCCGACCTTTCGCCGCGACATCCACCTGCCCGGGTTGCGTTGGCTGGGAGAAAAGCACAAGATTCCCATCGCCGATTTTATTATCGCCCTGCTGGCCACCCTGGCGGCGCTCTACATCGCTCTCGATTACGAGGGTATCGCCAATCGGGTAGGACGTCCCAGCCAGCGGGACATGGTAGTCGGCATCTTCCTGGTCATCATTCTGCTGGAGGCGGCGCGCCGCGTGATCGGGCCGGCCCTGCCGGTGATCGCCTCGGTCTTTACCGCCTATGTCTTTTTCGGGCAGTACATGCCCGACTTCCTCGCGTTCAAAGGGGTCAGCGTTTCCCGCTATGTCAGCCAGATTTCCCTCACCACCGAAGGGATCTACGGTATCCCGCTGAGCGTGTCAGCCCGCATCGTCTTTCTTTTTGTGCTCTTCGGCGCCATGCTGGAAAAAGCGGGAGCCGGCAAGTTCTTCATCGATCTCGCCATGAGCCTGCTCGGCCGCTACAAAGGGGGGCCGGCCAAGGCGGCTGTTTTGGCCAGCGGCCTCACGGGCATCGTCTCCGGTTCCAGTATCGCCAACGTCGTCACGACCGGCACCTTCACCATTCCCCTAATGAAGAAAGTCGGCTACCCGGCCAAAAAGGCGGCGGCCATCGAGGTGGCCGTATCGACCAATGGCCAGCTGATGCCGCCCATTATGGGAGCAGCCGCTTTCATTATTGCCGAGTACGTCAACATCTCCTATCTCGAAGTCTGCAAGGCCGCGGCGGTACCTGCCTTTGCCTCCTACGCCGCCCTGTTCTGGCTGACCCATCTGGAGGCCGGCAAGTTGGGCATGCGCGGGCTGAGTAAAGAGGAACTACCGGTCTTCTTTCAGATTCTGCGTCAGGGATTGCACTACCTCATCCCCATCTTCATGCTCCTCTATGAGCTCATCATCCCGAGGCATTCCCCCGATCTGGCTGCCTTTCGAGCTATCCTGGTGCTGATGGTTATCATGCTCTTCCAGCGTGCTATCGGCCGTCGTAAGTATGGCATCAGCTTCGGGCAGGGGGTCAAGCTCGGCGTTCTGGAAATTCTGGGGGGGATGGTCTCCGGCGCCCGCAACATGGTCAGCGTGGCCGTCGCCACCGCCGCTGCCGGCATCATTGTCGGCGTCGTGACCATGGGACTTGGCGGTCTGATTACCGACATCATTGACACCCTGAGTATGGGCAATCTCATCCTGATGCTGCTGATCACCGCTGTGGCTAGCCTCATCCTGGGCATGGGCTTGCCGACCACGGCCAACTACATCGTCATGGCCTCCTTGACGGCCCCCGCCCTGGTGACAATCGCCGAATGGCAGGGTTTCGAAGTACCTTTGATCGCCGCCCATCTTTTTGTCTTCTATTTCGGCATTCTGGCCGACGACACGCCGCCTGTCGGGCTGGCTGCCTATGCCGCCAGTGCTATTGCCAAATCCGATCCCATCCCGACGGGACTGCAGGGGTTCATGTACGACATCCGTACAGCGATCCTCCCCTTTATGTTCATCTTCAACACCGACATGCTGCTGATCGGGGTGGATGGCATCGGTCTTTCCCTCTACATTTTCGGTATGACCTGCGTCGGCATGTTTGCCTTCGCCTCGGCCACCCAGGGTTGGTTTCTGGTCCGGACCCGCTGGTATGAGATCATCCTGCTGCTCGGCGTGGCTCTCATCATGTTCCGTCCCGGCTTCTTCGCCGGCTTTGTCGGCATCAGCAACCATTACCTCAGTTATCTCGTGGGCCTGGCCCTGTGGGGAGGAATTTTTGCTCTGCAGAAGATGCGCGTCAATAATGACCGGCCAGCGGGTAAGGAGGCGTTATGA
- a CDS encoding zinc ribbon domain-containing protein, whose protein sequence is MEKLRDLQGLDQELIGIRHKRQTLENEQQALGEDLARIQAMVDKLDGDIDALKGERAALQQALAQEQDNVQKAESRLPAIKTQKEYVAVLKEVDTAKKMNKELLDSIQRKDAEIDVLAKDREEKADELGALQEKASARNAEIDAAMAEFDSTLEEKGGQREALLKELSTTVRKRYQMLLERRGGIAVVEARNETCLGCNMHLPPQLFNNLFTANEIQSCPHCNRLLYVMPR, encoded by the coding sequence ATGGAAAAGCTCAGAGATCTGCAGGGACTGGATCAGGAACTCATCGGTATTCGCCATAAGCGTCAGACGCTCGAAAACGAGCAGCAGGCTCTTGGCGAGGACCTGGCCCGCATCCAGGCCATGGTGGACAAACTCGACGGCGATATCGACGCCCTCAAGGGGGAGCGGGCTGCCCTGCAGCAGGCCCTCGCCCAGGAACAGGACAACGTGCAGAAGGCGGAGAGTCGCCTGCCGGCCATCAAGACCCAGAAGGAGTATGTGGCTGTCCTCAAGGAGGTCGATACCGCCAAGAAGATGAACAAGGAACTTCTCGACAGCATTCAGCGCAAGGACGCCGAGATTGACGTGCTCGCCAAGGATCGCGAGGAAAAGGCCGACGAACTGGGTGCCTTGCAGGAGAAAGCCAGCGCCCGCAACGCCGAAATCGATGCCGCCATGGCCGAGTTCGACAGTACCCTCGAAGAAAAAGGAGGGCAGCGGGAGGCCTTGCTCAAGGAACTCTCCACCACTGTGCGCAAGCGCTATCAGATGCTGCTTGAGCGGCGGGGCGGTATCGCCGTCGTCGAGGCCCGCAACGAGACCTGCCTTGGCTGCAACATGCATCTGCCGCCGCAGCTTTTCAACAACCTGTTCACGGCCAACGAGATCCAGAGCTGTCCCCACTGCAATCGCCTCCTGTACGTCATGCCCCGCTGA
- the odhB gene encoding 2-oxoglutarate dehydrogenase complex dihydrolipoyllysine-residue succinyltransferase → MKITVPEIGESVFEAVVGKWHKKDGDFVRKDEVLLELETDKINLEIQAEAEGSLAISAQEGETVKVGGTLGSIDEKASSPADADQESSEDDEEEDEKPTKTEGKTPAVNPAAAKMAREKGIDLDSVSGSGRDGRITVDDVLRTSDEGEKEQTPAPPAKKTAAAPLKKPAAEPDESGRTTRQRMSPIRKKIAERLVAVRQQTAMLTTFNEADMSRIAALRQQHKEAFREKHGVSLGLMSFFVKACVEALKAFPDVNARIDGEDIVYQNFYDIGIAVGSERGLIVPVLRDADQLSFAGIEEGIQELVDRIQNNRITLDELEGGTFTISNGGIYGSMLSTPILNPPQSGVLGMHAIEERAVVREGEIVIRPIMYLALSYDHRIIDGRQAVQFLRKIKEVLEAPEELLFAL, encoded by the coding sequence ATGAAGATTACAGTTCCTGAAATCGGCGAATCCGTTTTTGAAGCGGTCGTCGGCAAATGGCACAAAAAAGACGGGGACTTCGTCCGCAAAGACGAAGTTCTGCTCGAACTGGAGACCGACAAGATCAATCTGGAAATACAGGCGGAAGCGGAAGGTTCCCTGGCCATCAGCGCCCAGGAAGGGGAGACGGTGAAGGTCGGCGGCACCCTGGGCAGCATCGACGAAAAGGCGTCGTCGCCAGCAGATGCCGACCAGGAATCGTCCGAGGACGACGAAGAAGAGGACGAAAAACCCACGAAGACTGAAGGCAAAACGCCAGCCGTCAATCCGGCTGCCGCCAAGATGGCGCGAGAGAAAGGGATCGACCTCGACAGCGTCTCCGGTAGTGGTCGGGATGGCCGCATTACCGTTGACGACGTCCTGCGGACCAGCGACGAGGGAGAAAAGGAGCAGACACCCGCGCCCCCGGCAAAGAAAACGGCCGCTGCTCCCCTTAAGAAACCCGCCGCCGAACCGGACGAGAGCGGACGCACCACCCGCCAGCGCATGAGCCCGATCCGCAAGAAGATCGCCGAACGGCTCGTCGCTGTGCGGCAGCAGACGGCCATGCTGACCACCTTCAACGAAGCGGACATGAGCCGCATTGCCGCTCTGCGCCAGCAGCACAAGGAAGCCTTCCGTGAAAAACACGGCGTCTCTTTGGGGCTGATGTCCTTTTTCGTCAAAGCCTGCGTCGAGGCGCTCAAGGCCTTCCCCGACGTCAACGCCCGCATCGACGGTGAGGATATTGTCTATCAGAACTTCTACGATATCGGCATCGCCGTCGGCTCCGAGCGGGGCCTTATCGTACCGGTGCTGCGCGACGCCGATCAGCTCAGCTTCGCCGGCATCGAGGAGGGCATTCAAGAGCTGGTCGACCGCATCCAGAACAACCGCATCACCCTCGACGAATTGGAAGGGGGCACCTTCACCATCAGCAACGGCGGTATCTACGGTTCCATGCTCAGCACCCCCATACTCAACCCCCCGCAAAGCGGCGTCCTTGGCATGCACGCCATCGAAGAACGGGCGGTGGTGCGCGAGGGCGAAATTGTCATCCGGCCCATCATGTACCTGGCCTTAAGCTATGACCACCGCATCATCGACGGGCGGCAGGCGGTCCAGTTCCTGCGCAAGATCAAGGAAGTGCTCGAAGCGCCGGAAGAGCTGCTCTTCGCGCTCTGA
- the lpdA gene encoding dihydrolipoyl dehydrogenase: MSEDMFDLIVIGAGPGGYVAAIRASQLGLKVAVVESRDTLGGVCLNEGCIPSKALLESSELFALARDRFGDHGIEIQPPKLDMEKMMARKDEVVQKLTDGVAFLFKKNKIKRFRGRGRLLEAEDGAAGHQVRVQGEGKDEAQQIRGQKVLLATGSTATELPDLPYDDDLVVSAREALSFGLIPEHLLVVGAGFIGLELGSVWLRLGAKVTVVEMLPHILPNSDRKSADQLLRSLKKQGMEFLLESKIVEITEKHGRATATIESKKGSKEVLCDRILVAVGRRPLTEGLGVEEVGVELDERGRIKVDDDYQTSVPGVYAIGDLVPGPMLAHKASEEGVVFAERLAGQQSRVDYNEIPGIIYTWPEMASVGKTEEELKEAGLDYAVGKFPFSANGRARCLDETDGFVKVLAKPDSGKVLGIHIVGPRASDLIAEATAVMAFGGSSRDIALMIHAHPTLSEAVKEAALAANGAAIHA; the protein is encoded by the coding sequence ATGAGTGAAGATATGTTTGACCTGATCGTTATCGGCGCCGGCCCCGGCGGCTACGTGGCCGCTATCCGCGCCAGCCAGCTCGGCCTTAAGGTCGCTGTGGTGGAAAGTCGCGACACCCTTGGCGGCGTCTGTCTGAACGAAGGCTGCATCCCCAGCAAGGCCCTGCTTGAATCCAGCGAACTCTTTGCCCTGGCTCGGGACCGCTTTGGCGACCATGGCATCGAGATTCAACCGCCCAAGCTCGATATGGAAAAAATGATGGCCCGCAAAGATGAGGTGGTGCAAAAACTCACCGACGGCGTCGCCTTTCTGTTCAAGAAGAACAAGATCAAGCGTTTCCGGGGCAGAGGCCGACTGCTGGAAGCCGAGGATGGCGCTGCCGGACACCAGGTTCGCGTTCAGGGTGAAGGGAAAGACGAGGCTCAGCAGATACGCGGCCAGAAAGTGTTGCTCGCTACCGGCAGCACCGCCACAGAACTCCCCGACCTTCCCTACGACGACGATCTCGTTGTCAGCGCCCGTGAAGCTCTGTCCTTCGGCCTGATTCCCGAACATCTGCTGGTGGTGGGCGCCGGCTTCATCGGCCTTGAACTGGGTTCCGTCTGGCTTCGCCTGGGCGCCAAGGTCACCGTGGTGGAGATGCTCCCCCACATCCTGCCCAATTCAGACCGCAAATCGGCCGACCAGCTTCTGAGATCCCTCAAAAAGCAGGGTATGGAGTTTCTGCTGGAGAGCAAAATCGTCGAGATTACAGAGAAGCATGGGCGGGCTACTGCCACCATCGAGAGCAAGAAGGGGTCAAAAGAGGTTCTTTGCGACCGCATCCTCGTGGCCGTGGGACGCCGGCCACTCACGGAAGGCCTGGGAGTCGAAGAGGTCGGTGTGGAGCTGGACGAGCGGGGCCGCATCAAGGTCGATGACGACTACCAGACCAGCGTACCGGGCGTCTATGCCATCGGCGATCTGGTGCCCGGCCCCATGCTGGCCCACAAGGCTTCGGAAGAAGGCGTGGTCTTCGCCGAGCGCCTGGCCGGACAGCAATCCCGCGTCGATTACAATGAAATACCGGGGATCATCTATACCTGGCCGGAGATGGCCTCGGTGGGCAAAACAGAGGAAGAACTGAAGGAGGCCGGCCTTGACTATGCAGTAGGGAAGTTTCCTTTTTCAGCCAACGGCCGCGCCCGCTGCCTCGACGAAACGGACGGCTTTGTCAAGGTGCTGGCCAAGCCCGACAGCGGCAAGGTCCTGGGCATCCACATCGTCGGTCCGCGGGCATCGGACCTGATTGCGGAAGCGACGGCGGTCATGGCTTTTGGCGGCAGCAGCCGGGATATCGCCCTGATGATCCACGCCCATCCCACCCTGTCGGAGGCGGTCAAAGAGGCGGCGCTGGCCGCTAACGGGGCGGCCATCCATGCTTGA
- a CDS encoding Nif3-like dinuclear metal center hexameric protein has translation MKKEQIVRIQDLVGLIHALYPAALAEDWDNVGLQVGDPAAAVKTALICLDPTERALTAARSAGAQAIISHHPLIFRPLKNIQPTDETGRILYQAIRDGISVFSAHTNLDRGRDGLNDWLAQALQLTQVVPLALGGNLVKLVVFVPRGHEEVVAEALFAAGAGQVGRYDRVSFRSAGQGSFRPGPDAQPFIGAIGETERVDELRLEVILPREAVDKAVSKMIKAHPYEEVAYDLIPLLNSPSDIGLGRLGRLSEPTPLADFAARVKQALRLSSLRIVGGADHRVAKVAVCGGSGASLLNEAKRQGADVLVTGDVKYHEARQAESQNLALIDAGHFATERLMVPNLARVLKEEATKRKLQIEFIEMEGEGDPFTAV, from the coding sequence ATGAAGAAAGAACAGATCGTTCGCATACAGGATCTCGTCGGCCTGATCCATGCCCTCTACCCTGCGGCCTTGGCCGAGGACTGGGATAACGTCGGGCTGCAGGTCGGGGATCCGGCGGCCGCGGTGAAGACCGCCCTGATCTGCCTGGATCCCACGGAAAGGGCCCTGACCGCCGCCCGCTCGGCGGGAGCCCAGGCCATCATCTCCCACCATCCGCTCATCTTTCGCCCCCTTAAAAATATCCAGCCCACCGACGAAACGGGCCGCATCCTCTATCAGGCCATCCGTGACGGCATCTCCGTCTTCAGTGCGCATACCAACCTCGACCGGGGGCGTGACGGCCTCAACGACTGGCTTGCCCAGGCCCTGCAGTTGACGCAGGTGGTTCCCCTGGCTTTGGGCGGCAACCTGGTCAAGCTGGTGGTTTTTGTGCCCCGTGGCCACGAAGAGGTGGTCGCGGAGGCTCTCTTTGCGGCCGGGGCCGGGCAGGTCGGTCGTTATGACCGCGTCTCTTTCCGCAGTGCCGGGCAGGGGAGTTTTCGTCCGGGGCCCGACGCCCAGCCTTTCATCGGCGCCATCGGCGAGACCGAGCGGGTCGACGAGCTGCGGCTGGAAGTCATTCTGCCACGGGAGGCGGTGGACAAAGCGGTCAGCAAGATGATCAAAGCTCATCCCTACGAAGAGGTGGCCTATGATCTTATCCCGCTGCTCAACAGCCCGTCGGATATCGGCCTGGGCCGCCTTGGGCGCCTGTCTGAACCGACCCCCCTCGCGGACTTCGCCGCGCGCGTCAAACAGGCTCTCCGACTCTCGTCCCTGCGCATCGTCGGTGGCGCGGATCACCGTGTTGCCAAGGTCGCGGTGTGTGGTGGCAGCGGGGCTTCCCTGCTTAACGAGGCCAAGCGCCAGGGGGCAGATGTGCTGGTAACGGGTGATGTGAAGTATCATGAGGCGCGCCAGGCCGAAAGTCAGAATTTAGCCCTCATTGACGCCGGCCACTTCGCCACCGAACGGCTTATGGTGCCGAACCTGGCGAGGGTGCTCAAAGAGGAAGCGACCAAGAGAAAACTGCAAATCGAATTCATAGAAATGGAAGGGGAGGGGGATCCGTTTACCGCGGTCTGA
- a CDS encoding TIGR00730 family Rossman fold protein — translation MDLHFSRSNGEVDEMIDDLLRRVDVHHPGLVREMILSSLMAGQETDYLADLKLMRTTMKEMRYTNKVFGPYRQRKKVTIFGSARTEPSEPIYQKCVEFSRRLAELGYMVITGGGGGIMQAGNEGAGADNSFAVNIRLPFEQDTNPVMENSKNVITYKYFFNRKVAFLKEAQAVALFPGGFGTLDEAMETLTLVQTGKNPPIPLVLIDDDNGDYWEHWFQFIKKILLKRGLISGEDFSLFTITRDVEEAVQVIDEFYRVYHSSRFVKETLIIRLNKALSEEQVATLQSEFSEIIEPGSSLRLTEAFPEEKDEPDLLGLPRLAFEFNRRSFGLLKAFIRRINSF, via the coding sequence ATGGATTTGCATTTCAGCCGCTCCAACGGCGAGGTGGACGAGATGATCGACGATTTGCTCCGCCGGGTCGACGTGCATCACCCGGGGCTGGTTCGCGAGATGATTCTCAGCTCTCTAATGGCCGGTCAGGAGACCGATTACCTGGCCGACCTCAAACTCATGCGCACCACCATGAAGGAGATGCGCTATACCAACAAGGTCTTTGGGCCCTATCGCCAGCGCAAGAAGGTGACCATCTTCGGCTCGGCCCGCACCGAGCCCAGCGAGCCCATCTATCAGAAGTGCGTCGAATTCTCCCGGCGTCTGGCCGAGCTCGGCTACATGGTCATCACCGGCGGCGGGGGCGGCATCATGCAGGCCGGCAATGAAGGCGCCGGAGCGGATAACTCCTTCGCCGTCAATATTCGCCTTCCTTTCGAGCAGGACACCAACCCGGTGATGGAGAACAGCAAAAATGTCATCACCTACAAATATTTTTTCAACCGCAAGGTGGCTTTCCTGAAGGAAGCGCAGGCGGTGGCCCTCTTCCCCGGCGGTTTTGGCACCCTCGACGAGGCCATGGAGACCCTGACCCTGGTGCAGACGGGCAAGAACCCTCCCATTCCCCTGGTGCTCATCGATGACGATAATGGGGATTACTGGGAGCACTGGTTTCAGTTCATAAAAAAAATTCTGCTCAAACGCGGCCTGATTTCCGGCGAAGATTTCAGTCTGTTCACTATCACCCGGGACGTCGAAGAAGCGGTGCAGGTCATTGACGAATTCTACCGGGTCTACCATTCCAGTCGCTTCGTCAAGGAGACCCTGATTATTCGCCTGAACAAGGCCCTCAGCGAAGAGCAGGTCGCCACGCTGCAGAGCGAGTTCAGCGAGATCATCGAACCCGGCAGCTCTCTGCGCTTGACCGAGGCTTTTCCGGAGGAAAAGGACGAGCCGGATCTCCTCGGTCTGCCGCGTCTGGCCTTCGAATTCAACCGGCGTAGCTTCGGTCTGCTCAAAGCCTTCATCCGCCGTATCAATTCCTTCTGA